One region of Malania oleifera isolate guangnan ecotype guangnan chromosome 6, ASM2987363v1, whole genome shotgun sequence genomic DNA includes:
- the LOC131158747 gene encoding uncharacterized mitochondrial protein AtMg00810-like: MQQPQGFMDPAHPTYVCKLHKALYGLKQAPRACFDQLSSWLSEYGFQVSKVDPSLFIFNTPAATIFLLVYVDDLVITASNSSAINTLIAAISKAFPVRDLGNLSFFLGLEIDHTTARLFISQRKYINNLLTRSNMLQCKPMSSPMAASLKLSKFDSPDFDDPVLYKSLVGGLQYLNFTQPDISFAVNKLCQFMHSPKLTHWSALKSVLRYLKGTINHGLFFTSHSGLVLQAYSDADWGGCPDDHRSTSGFCIFLGNHLISWSSKKQKSVARSSTEAEYKSLSSFAAELI; this comes from the coding sequence ATGCAACAACCTCAAGGTTTTATGGATCCTGCTCATCCTACCTATGTCTGTAAGCTTCACAAAGCTCTTTATGGATTGAAGCAGGCTCCAAGGGCTTGCTTTGATCAGCTCAGTTCTTGGTTAAGTGAGTATGGCTTTCAAGTTTCCAAAGTTGATCCCTCCCTTTTCATCTTCAACACCCCAGCTGCTACAATTTTTCTACTTGTCTATGTTGATGATCTTGTCATTACTGCATCAAATTCCTCAGCCATTAACACACTAATTGCTGCCATAAGCAAGGCCTTTCCTGTTCGGGATCTTGGCAATTTATCTTTCTTTTTGGGCCTTGAGATTGATCATACTACGGCTAGACTGTTCATCTCCCAACGAAAATACATCAACAACCTCCTCACCCGTAGCAACATGCTCCAGTGCAAACCCATGTCCTCACCCATGGCTGCTTCACTCAAGCTCTCCAAATTTGATTCACCTGACTTTGATGATCCAGTCCTCTACAAAAGTCTCGTTGGAGGTCTCCAATATCTCAACTTCACTCAGCCAGATATCTCATTTGCAGTGAACAAACTTTGTCAGTTCATGCATTCTCCCAAACTTACTCATTGGAGTGCACTCAAAAGTGTCTTACGATATCTCAAGGGCACCATCAATCATGGACTATTTTTTACCTCTCACTCAGGCCTTGTTCTTCAAGCTTATTCTGATGCAGATTGGGGTGGCTGTCCGGATGATCATCGATCAACAAGTGGCTTTTGCATTTTTCTTGGCAACCATCTCATCTCATGGAGCTCTAAGAAACAAAAATCTGTTGCTAGATCATCTACTGAGGCTGAATACAAATCCTTGTCATCCTTTGCCGCTGAGCTAATTTGA